A single region of the Drosophila takahashii strain IR98-3 E-12201 chromosome 2R, DtakHiC1v2, whole genome shotgun sequence genome encodes:
- the tsr gene encoding cofilin/actin-depolymerizing factor homolog → MASGVTVSDVCKTTYEEIKKDKKHRYVIFYIRDEKQIDVETVADRNAEYDQFLEDIQKCGPGECRYGLFDFEYMHQCQGTSESSKKQKLFLMSWCPDTAKVKKKMLYSSSFDALKKSLVGVQKYIQATDLSEASREAVEEKLRATDRQ, encoded by the exons ATG GCTTCTGGTGTAACTGTGTCTGATGTCTGCAAGACTACATACGAGGAAATAAAGAAGGACAAAAAACATCGCTATGTTATTTTCTACATTCGCGATGAGAAGCAGATTGATGTGGAGACTGTGGCAGATCGCAACGCCGAATACGATCAGTTTCTAGAAGATATCCAGAAATGCGGTCCCGGAGAGTGCCG GTATGGATTGTTCGATTTCGAGTACATGCACCAATGTCAAGGCACCTCTGAGAGTTCAAAGAAGCAAAAGCTGTTCCTCATGTCATGGTGTCCCGATACTGCCAAG gtCAAGAAGAAGATGTTGTACTCCAGCTCCTTCGATGCTCTCAAGAAGTCGCTGGTGGGCGTGCAAAAGTACATACAAGCCACTGATCTTTCCGAAGCCTCCCGGGAAGCCGTCGAGGAGAAACTCCGGGCCACCGACCGCCAATAA